GTTCAAAGAGACATTTACTGAGCGATGTTTGTCCATGCCTTGGTGAGTTGGTGCTTTGTGATTGCAATAAAACActgtttcagttaaaaaaaaaatgccagtgctAGGTGATGATCACCAGAAGTACCAGCCACAGTGAAAAGGAGCAGGCTGAGATCTAGAAGGCAGGTTATGGATACGCTGCCAAGAGTAGGGCCAAAGAAATGATCTAAGTTTctaagaaaaagaaccaaaggaTTATGAACGAATCCCAGATATTGAACTTTGGGATTGTTTGCACTCTGGAGCTTGGTCTTACTTTATACAGATTGTGGTTGTGCCTTGTTTCCTTCCTCTTAAAGTAAAAGAAGGTACTTTATTGTTGATAATTGCAGAACAATTTTTGAGAGATCTTAACCtttttaagaacaatttttaaaatatttaaaaggcaggatggaaagatggctcagtggttaagagcactgactgctctgccagaggacccaggttcaattcccagcacccacatggcagcttacaactgcctataacttcagttccaggggatctggtaccttcacacagatatacatgcggGCAATACACcaaagcacatgaaataaataaaattaaaaaaagatatttaaaaggaTAAAAATTAGGGTCACAGCCATAAGCTCCAAATACTAACCAGAAACTGGGATGCTCATTTCTTGtgatgcagcaagacaatgaTCTAAGCAGTCTGGCACAGGGCTTGATACAGCTTCTGACTCCATGAGTCTCGACCATTTAGGGGTTGAAAACCTTTTTCCAGGGGTGGCCTAGGACCACCTGtatgtcagatgtttgcattgagattcataacaatggcaaaactgcagttatgaaatagcattgacaaagttgagaaccagtgacttagagaatgtttctccttacccaaggtccattcaggcttaagaatgttgtctagcctccttgtctttgctaAACTTGTTAAACAAGCTATTTAGATAAAGTGGATCACATATATGTTTTATGTTggtagtttggtttggtttctttactgaacttgtatttgatactagaagagcttcgaattaaaatcattctttttaaggctgcttattgtagactgttagagaacataagtaAATAGTCATAAATAATCAAGTTTTTAAGTTGTAGTCAGGCTAAGTACTGACATAATTAATTACAGGGACAagctttactcagtcccttgcatatgttttcagggttgagcttgaaagaagtaacaaagtttgtctattcggATACACCtagacagccctcatacttcagagatctccagaatatggcacttaaatgttgatctaaaagctcaTTTTGTCAAACAGACTCCCAGATCTCaacagtgacccaaggtctccaaagaagattacgtataAGGCACCACAGCATTTCTTCCTGGATTACGGCAATACTGATCATGGGGCAAGATGCCCAATGCAACATCTGCCACCAGGACCTGGCCCAGACAGTGGAGAAGCAGCAGGACACTGAAATTGATTTCACCTTTTGCCTGGACAAAGGAACATCAGTCTTCCCATGTCCCTCTTCCACAGAAAAAACTCTGTCTTATAGGCCTGATGGCCAAAggagattgatgctgttctgactggggCCTCCAATGCTATGGAAATTTGGTATAGATTGGTCCCTGtcatttataggattggaagctgcttggtctgcCCTCAGacaatttatccttctcagatttcggATAGTACTGACAGTTAGGCTAGCTATAACTTTGTCAGCtaggcagcatcagacaaccagatccttctgcaaggctattATAGTCAGCTTGTTagctcattgttttttttttgtttgtttgttttggttttttgagacagggtttctctgtgtagctttgtgccttttgtggaactcacttggtagcccaggctggcctcgaactcacaaagatctgcctgcctctgtcgcccaagtgctgggattaaagggatgtggcaccaccgcctggcttgttagctcatttttaaaaaaaggttctaagatataaaagtttaaataagtcataaaggtttAAATATGGTTCTAAGAAAGATCTGAGGATATGGAAGCCTATAAGCTTTTACGGATCCCAGAAAATGATTTAGATTatgagaaatgtttcagattgctctcctgttctatggtatAAGAGTTCAGAACTCaacatttaatagagttctgataagctgatAGAATAATGGctacttactgttcagttacaagctcaacattttagattaaTTTTAGTTGTCTTCTATAAACCTAGAAGTGCTTCTCCCCAATCCAAAATAAACATCCTGTCCAATTTATACTTGTCTGTCTGGACATATGGAAAATGCATATGCTTTTAACTAaaatttgtagttcttgttgggtcacaaaggtatgagtccacttctgctgttttacagatacccatcaCCTGCTTTGTCTgtgatatggatttcagtacagattgatAATACTAACTTATCTAAAATATTTATGTCATATTGTAAGATAGTTCCTGTATGCCTcagaggattaaaagagtcataaaacttgGATCCATTTCACAGATGTCAGAAGGACCCCAGATGAGTACAGCTTATtcctaaggatggtattttttctctctcttggccTTGGGATCCCTGTTCTTCCCAGTTACTAAGGATGTGAGCCttagggttccaaataagttcataaattttaacttctgttcctagtttaagtttgtctcaacagatttccccTTGGAATGCAgacacctccaagcttcagttgctgactacactgttctggacgactgtgagctccagactaaAGCTGACATGGACCAGCTCAGTGGACCTGATTTGTTCCCTGTCTCTATGGGCTCAGATAGCCACACATTTCTGCCAATgcccattgcccagcctttgactagcctttttGGGGCCCTGACAATGGTGCCCCAATGCCAGGTTGAAGCAGCTCCAGAAGAAAATATGTCATCCCATGTTCCCTGTCCAGAGAAGGCTGAAATGTTGGGTCAAAAGGAAACCCCCTGGCATACAGGCAAGATGGCCAACTATAATGCTCCTTGACATACCATGAAAATAGGTTCAGAGTTGTCAATTGATAAAGTTATTAACTGAAATGGCTCTGCAATAAGATAAGAGACTTGACATTCTTTGtgcagaaccaaagaggtattaCATAAGATTCTAATCTGGTTgcactcaaagatcagaactataAGGCCTTAAGAATGAGAGTAGATAAAGATGTCACTgccctagaaaaatctgttagctAATGGTTTGTAGGACCCCATGCCTTTGCATCCCTGGACAGGTAGGACTCATGACTGAGCCCTATCTTTGGTACCTGTGAAGGGGGGAATGTTGAGGGTCCTCAgcacagcttgaccacacagcagccatgatagGCTTAGTGGCCCAGACACAGATTCTGTGCccggcttactggcaggcaacccccagatccaggaaaagccaaaAAATGACACCACCCGGGGATCCACTGAGGGATGAAGAAGTAACTGACATCCCAAACAtgccaaccattagataaggtggccagatgtccctgagtctagcacaaaCCTAttgttgttttacagatacccctagacaattgtcagccaatcagtgtcctggaccctggaaattccctcatcctaacctctgctatgataaagaCTCTACCCTTACTGAGCTTAGAGCTCTCTGCTGTCACCGCTGTGAAGGACAGAGactgagcttgaaataaaggctctttgctttacATGTGGAATTAGATCTCCATGGAGGtcttttgggggttcccatgatctgggcataacatctGGGAGATAGTGTGGATAATCAGTACacaccaccacaaccacaacTACACCTCACACCACCAACATCATCACCACATCCATTATATTCCTACTAAGGAAAACACTTAACAACCACTTAATATCCTACCAACTTCTTAGAGACACTGCTACTTCTCAGTTTGTGGAGCAGGAAGGAAGTAGACTCTGACTGAGAGTGAGAAAGCAAGAGAAactccattttaaagaaaacttcatgTCTAGAAATACTAAGATAAAAGCTGAACCAAGtttcagagacacagacacacacctaagACTCTAGTCAAGGCTACTCCCTGCCTCCAGGGTGGGTAAGCTGCTGGCCAAGaaatagctaaaacaaaggcTTAATCCATCAAAGTCTCCAACAGTACTGGGAGAGTCTCCAAATGTCTTTGGTTTTCTATAGTTCTTCTCTTGGCTAAATATTCCCGTTAACTGACGTGTGATCCTGTAATAGGAAGGCTTGTACCGCCTGATctgcagtttttccctttaataCCTCTTCATTCTGAGAGCTCATGGCCGTCCTCTTTCACCTGGCTAGCCAGGGTATTGGACGTGGACCAGGCCGGGGttacatttttttgggggggggttacatattttaataaaccCCTTTGTACTTGCTCGGGATATTGGctttgtggtggtcttgcttgggggtctcgcTACACAGGCACAAGAGGAGGCAGGAATACTGGCTGGGTTCTGTCCGCTTCACACAAAAATCacaagggagaggaaactgagaaATCACCTTCACCACTTTGTCCTGTGGGCATGGCCATGGGCCACATTCTTAAACACAGATAAGGCCCTTCCAGCTCCCTGTGggcagtgccagccctgggcagtggTCCTAAGTCatatgagaaagcaagctgagcaagtcatggagaaCAAGTCAGTAACTTTCCCCCATGGTTCTtgtctctgctcctgcttgagttcttaccctgactATCCTCAGTGATGAGCTTTGACTGGAATATGCAAGCTAAATATATCCTTTCTTCCTAagatgtttttggtcatggtgaggGACAGCAGGCAGCTGGATGGTGGTCCCACCACCCATAAAGAAACCATAAAGTGCCCTAGTCCATTGCTTTAGGCAGAGGAGGAGTGGCCTGTGATGGAGAAGATGAGCAGGATTCAGAAGATGGGTCAGGACAGAGTGGCCATTTTACTTTGGTCTCTCAGTTCCCAGCAGTCCTTATAAGCTAGTTTATGTTTGTCTCAAAGACAAGAAGAGCTTGACCTCTGGTTGAGAGACATGATCCTGTCCCCCAAATGGAGTGACTCTCAGGAACTGTGAGAGAGGAATGACTGGAGACGGTTGGAGAAGCAGACAGGAGCCTGCAGCCATGCTCTAGGAGTTGTCCTGGACAATGGTCCTAGGGACAATCAGCACTCAGGATCACAGGGAGCAATTCAGATCTCCTATCTATAAGGAGCCCAGTTAACACAGCAGTTTCCCAGGACTCCTTGAGGTCAACAGGCATGACAGGAACCTAGAGCCCTTCCCCACTCCCAACCATTACTACCTCCTCAGAGAGAGTAAGTCCATGCCCAGAGACCCCAAGGGGCCTCCTCCTACTATCTGGGAGTTCATATTTAAAGTGGCCTTTAATCAACACTGGAAGTAAACCCCTGGGCCAGGCCTGGGCCTAACAGGTTCAGGCTAGAGAGGGACCAAGCACTCTCCATGCCACGGATCTTCCTGCCTTTAGTACCCTGCTGGTCCCAAGAACAGAAGACTGTAAACATGGCTTTGACAAATCCCTAATGACTTTGCCTCTCTACAGGAGACCTGTTCAAAAGGTGCCTCATCCTCAACAAGCCAGAAATGGTTTGAGGTACACAGAAGCCAAGGACAAAGGCCACTGAAGACTGTGCTGGCTGTAATTTGTAGATGAGATaatatccatctgtctgtctgatcCACTGAAGCAAAAGCTGGTGGAGACTAACCTCATTTTGATGAGAAGGGGAAAGGTACCTGGGGCACAACATGAAGCCAGCCACTGTGGGCTATAGATAGCCTGCTATGATTGGTCCATTTCTCACTCTGACCTCACAAGGAGCAATTGTGAGGGATGAGGGTCCTGTATATAAGGCCGTGGGCTGGGCTGCAGCTCTGTCCCTACAGAGCAGGGAGCTGATTTAGGTGACCTGTGGGACTCTCATAGCTATCTGGTTAGTTGTTGAGCTGAGACTTTGCCACCACCTGTCTGCACGGGAGCACAGTGACCACCTAGCCTCATGGACTGCCACCCCAACACCAAGAGCCTGAACAGCCAATATATGGTCCTATTTCCCATCGGCCACggtgcatttggctctgtgcAGCTGGCCTACCATCGCCTCACAGGCATACCAGTGGCAATCAAAGTGATAGAAAACCTCGAGGAGGACCTCCGGTTCATCGtatctgagatggtggccctggAAAGACTGCACCATCCCAACATCATTCGCCTCTTCCAGGTGCTGGTAACCCAAGAGCAAATCTACTTCATCACAGAGTTTGCCCCGGGAGGAGACTTGTTCCAAAGAGTGACGGAGGAGGGCAggctgcaggaggaagaggcacagaaaatattcggGCAGATCCTGTCAGCCATCAAGTATTGCCATGACCTTGACATCGTCCATCGAGACCTGAAGCCCGAAAATATCCTCTTTGATGAAGAGGGCAACGTGAAGCTGGCAGACTTGGGCCTCGCCACCAGTTGTAGACCTGGAACTCTACTGCACCAGCAATGTGGGACCAAGAGCTTCAATGCCCCAGAACAGGTCCTGGGGTTGggctatgatgggaagaagaCAGATGTGTGGAGTCTGGGTGTGCTGCTGTATTTGGTCACCACCGGGAACCACCCCTTCCAAGGAGACACCATGGAAGAGATCGAGGGGAAGATCATCACAGGCACCTATGATATTCCAGCTCATGTCTCTGGGCAACTGGAAAATTTAATTCACCAAATGTTGACAGTTGCCCCAGAGAGGAAGCCCTCCATTGAAGACCTTCAGCAAGATCCATGGGTTATGAAGTGGAAAGAAAACATCCCAAGTGAAACCTTGTTAGATCCCAAGGTTTTAGACACACTCTCTGACCTCGGCTTTAATATGAATGATGTTTTGGAATCCCTGCAAAAAAACAGATATGATGAGTTGATGGGGACATACCTAATCATCAGAGAGCAGGCCCGGAAGGGGCTGCCCCTTGAGATCGGCTGCAACACCTCAGTCAAGTCTGGGGACTCTGGAGCTGCGCCTCCTGCATCCCTAGTATATCCCTCTGTCTCTGGTCTTCCCCCCAAACGGAGGTCCAGTGAGCCCACCTTTGGCCTCCTCCACACCCAGCCCTCACACTAGCCCCAGCCTGTTGTGCCAGCAGCCCCAGGGCAGAAGGTGGCCAGAAGTGCCTCCATGCCTGTACATTATCCCCAGAAGCAGAGCCCCACTTAGAGCTATGCCACCCTATCCAGAGGTGAGACTTCTCTCAGTGTATGCAGCAGCATATCAGAAGAGGAAACCACAACATCCTCTGGAAATGACTCTGACATGGAAAATGCACTGAACCCTCAGAACATCGGGTGCTTCCAGAGACTGTGCAAGAGAATCAGGGCCTGCTTCTCCAGATTATGCTGCTTCTCAGGGGATCGAAAGACACAAGTCCAGCCCATGTTCAACAACAAAGTGGCTCCCGTGAAAGAGACAGGATGAAGAGCCCAAGGAATTGGGCATGCAGGTTTGAGAGGGTGCATATgtgctttgcattttattttctctgccttttcatcgaaatatcagaaatatatatgttttttttttgtgtgtgtgtgtggtccaaTGGGATGACCAGATGTATTTCTACACCAGCTGGATTAAGCCCTGCCACTTAGCATACCTCCTCAGGAAGAAATCCTGCTGGAACATACTCAGGTGGTGTCTGAAGTAACTGAACTAGCAGTAGACAACAAAAGACTGTGATCGGaatgtggtgggtggtgggtgttgTGATGTGGAGCTGTTGTCCACAGGGAACAGATGTTCATATGGAAGACTCTACCTGGGGACCTAGTGTCTGGCAGATTGACTATGGTCAAAGCTCAAAGGGCAACTTCAACTTCCCCGTACAATTCAAGTGGACAGGCATAGTGTGTCAAGACCTGTGAGGCC
The window above is part of the Peromyscus maniculatus bairdii isolate BWxNUB_F1_BW_parent chromosome 13, HU_Pman_BW_mat_3.1, whole genome shotgun sequence genome. Proteins encoded here:
- the LOC121826791 gene encoding putative sperm motility kinase W, which translates into the protein MDCHPNTKSLNSQYMVLFPIGHGAFGSVQLAYHRLTGIPVAIKVIENLEEDLRFIVSEMVALERLHHPNIIRLFQVLVTQEQIYFITEFAPGGDLFQRVTEEGRLQEEEAQKIFGQILSAIKYCHDLDIVHRDLKPENILFDEEGNVKLADLGLATSCRPGTLLHQQCGTKSFNAPEQVLGLGYDGKKTDVWSLGVLLYLVTTGNHPFQGDTMEEIEGKIITGTYDIPAHVSGQLENLIHQMLTVAPERKPSIEDLQQDPWVMKWKENIPSETLLDPKVLDTLSDLGFNMNDVLESLQKNRYDELMGTYLIIREQARKGLPLEIGCNTSVKSGDSGAAPPASLVYPSVSGLPPKRRSSEPTFGLLHTQPSH